The window AGGCAATATGTGATGTACCTGCATATGGATAGTGCCAACTACAAAGCCGCCCGTGTTGGCGTTGCAGTTTGCGACAAGATAGATGGCGATTATAAATACCTTAAAAGCTTTAGGCCTTTAGGCGAACAGAGCCGCGATATTGGCCAGTTTGTTGACGATGACGGTTCGGCGTACCTGATATTTGAGGATAGGGCCAAGGGCTTTCATATTGCACAACTATCTGACGATTACCTGAGTGTTGAAAAAGAGATATGCCTTATTAAAGCACCTTTGGAAGGTGGTGCCCTGGTGCATTATAAAGGGCTTTACTATGCCATTGGTTCGGCGCTTACCGGTTGGGACCCCAATCCTAACAAATATGCTACGGCAACATCGCTAAGCGGGCCATGGTCGGAGTTTAAAGATATTGCCCCGCCCGAGACAAATACTTATGGATCGCAATCTACCATGATGGTTAAAGTTGTCGGCACAAAAAGCACCACCGTGATTTTTATGGCCGATCAGTGGCGTCCCAAAGCTCAATGGGATTCGCGTTACCTTTGGATGCCCCTGGAGATAGGTGAAGGCAAGTTATGGCTGCCAAAGCCGCAGCCCTGGAAGATAGATGTAAAAACGGGTGAGTGGAAATATACTGATGAAAAATAACAACTTTTTAACGCTCTTTAACTCCCGCGAGGTTAGCGTCAGCGTAACTCGTGGGCATCCTGGTTTAAGCCTATGGCTTAACTACTTCAGCTAAAAGCTGAAACCATGC is drawn from Mucilaginibacter ginsenosidivorax and contains these coding sequences:
- a CDS encoding family 43 glycosylhydrolase; amino-acid sequence: MLLKKSSFIALLLVFVACQIQVSAQVSAIKPGEVWPDNRGEHVQAHGGGIIKIGKLYYWFGEDRAKDNDPAKRYVACYSSPDLTNWTFRNKVIKTGDPANFGKGFVLERPKVFYNKKNRQYVMYLHMDSANYKAARVGVAVCDKIDGDYKYLKSFRPLGEQSRDIGQFVDDDGSAYLIFEDRAKGFHIAQLSDDYLSVEKEICLIKAPLEGGALVHYKGLYYAIGSALTGWDPNPNKYATATSLSGPWSEFKDIAPPETNTYGSQSTMMVKVVGTKSTTVIFMADQWRPKAQWDSRYLWMPLEIGEGKLWLPKPQPWKIDVKTGEWKYTDEK